A part of Ictalurus furcatus strain D&B chromosome 8, Billie_1.0, whole genome shotgun sequence genomic DNA contains:
- the LOC128611731 gene encoding polypeptide N-acetylgalactosaminyltransferase 18-like yields the protein MACARRMKTLASTCVILSGMTNIACLLYVGWITNFVNEKDPERKLEEDKGETLRIIERLERLENVVNSHLQESSKMS from the exons ATGGCATGCGCGAGGAGGATGAAAACTTTGGCGTCGACGTGCGTGATCCTGAGCGGCATGACCAACATCGCGTGCCTGCTGTACGTCGGCTGGATCACCAATTTCGTGAACGAGAAAGATCCGGAGAGAAAGTTGGAGGAGGATAAAGGAGAGACGCTGCGCATCATCGAGAGACTGGAGCGGCTGGAGAACGTTGTcaactcacacctccaag agtCAAGCAAGATGTCTTGA